One part of the Carassius gibelio isolate Cgi1373 ecotype wild population from Czech Republic chromosome B6, carGib1.2-hapl.c, whole genome shotgun sequence genome encodes these proteins:
- the kalrnb gene encoding kalirin RhoGEF kinase b isoform X4 — translation MRSGRSCCSCGVCLSWILGKIRCCDGAENYPVGSSEVKSESAASLQPQTSMTSLPTGSPGPKRSGTTGNTLKKWLTSPVRRLSHGKGDNTNAKKPNNKQRKRDGRKSVELGPQHQDSTEERGRRGVNSGGEEEAEDEPHTPLPPPMEIIKDPSAQEEKTPEPGSFPVLGSVTPSDQTPRDPETEQKNKAMRGRMFVLNEMVQTERDYVKDLGVIVEGFMKRIGEKGVPEDMTGKDKIVFGNIHQIYDWHKEFFLCELEKCLQDHDRLAELFIKHERRLHMYVIYCQNKPRSEFVVAEYDGFFEELQQEVNSRLSISDYLIKPIQRITKYQLLLKDFLKYSTKAGLDCKEIEKAVELMSLVPKQCNDMMNLGRLQGYEGKLTAQGKLLQQDTFFVTEQDSGVLSRSKERRVFLFEQIVIFSELLRKGSSTPGYQFKKSIKVSYLSMEEHVESDPCKFVLSCRGSSERLTLQAANIDIKKEWVQSIRELLDLQINFLTALQNPQEYQKKESGGPLSRQLSNSSRSSSSHPSTPLKPSTTPNGSPAHNPNKHVEELDEGECNGLSSVLVTQDYNAVKEDEICVVVGEKVQILASNQQNMCLVYRPANSQSPAAEGWVPGHVLSSTR, via the exons ATGCGGAGCGGGAGGTCATGTTGCTCTTGTGGAGTTTGTCTCAGTTGGATTTTGGGAAAGATTCGCTGTTGTGATGGAGCAG AAAACTATCCTGTGGGAAGTTCAGAGGTCAAATCTGAGTCTGCCGCATCGCTGCAGCCGCAGACATCCATGACCTCTCTGCCGACCGGTTCTCCAGGACCTAAACGCTCTGGAACTACTGGAAACACACTAAAAAAATGGCTCACCAGCCCAGTACGACGTCTCAGCCACGGCAAGGGCGACAACACTAATGccaaaaaacccaacaacaaacAGCGTAAACGAGACGGCCGGAAGAGTGTAGAATTGGGACCGCAGCACCAGGACAGCACTGAAGAG AGAGGAAGACGAGGAGTGAACAGTGGAGGAGAGGAAGAGGCTGAAGACGAACCGCACACACCCCTCCCTCCCCCCATGGAGATCATCAAGGACCCCTCCGCTCAGGAGGAGAAG ACTCCAGAGCCTGGGTCTTTCCCAGTGTTGGGTAGCGTCACGCCGTCTGATCAGACGCCCAGAGACCCAGAAACCGAGCAGAAGAACAAGGCCATGAGGGGACGAAT GTTTGTGTTAAATGAAATGGTGCAGACAGAGAGGGACTATGTGAAGGATCTGGGTGTCATAGTGGAG GGCTTTATGAAAAGGATTGGGGAAAAAGGTGTTCCGGAGGACATGACGGGGAAGGATAAGATCGTATTCGGGAACATTCATCAAATCTATGACTGGCATAAAGA gTTCTTCCTCTGTGAACTCGAGAAATGTCTGCAGGACCACGACAGACTGGCTGAGCTGTTTATCAAGCAT GAGAGAAGGTTACACATGTATGTCATCTACTGTCAGAACAAGCCCCGCTCAGAGTTTGTCGTGGCTGAATATGATGGGTTCTTTGAG GAGCTGCAGCAGGAGGTAAACTCCAGACTGTCCATCAGTGATTACCTGATCAAACCCATCCAGAGGATCACAAAATACCAGCTTCTGCTCAAG GACTTTTTGAAGTACAGCACTAAAGCAGGTCTGGACTGTAAAGAGATAGAG AAAGCGGTTGAGCTGATGTCCCTGGTGCCCAAACAATGTAACGACATGATGAACCTTGGACGATTGCAGGGCTACGAG GGGAAGTTGACAGCTCAGGGAAAGTTATTGCAGCAGGACACGTTCTTCGTGACAGAGCAGGACTCTGGTGTTCTGTCCCGCAGTAAAGAGCGCAGAGTGTTCCTCTTCGAACAGATCGTCATCTTCAGCGAGCTGCTTCGGAAGGGCTCGTCAACACCAGGGTACCAGTTTAAAAAGAGCATCAAG GTGAGCTACCTGAGCATGGAGGAACATGTGGAGAGCGACCCCTGTAAGTTTGTGTTGTCGTGTCGCGGATCATCTGAACGACTGACGCTTCAGGCTGCGAACATTGACATCAAGAAAGAGTGGGTCCAAAGCATTCGGGAACTGCTGGACTTGCAGATCAACTTCCTCACAG CGCTTCAGAACCCACAGGAGTACCAGAAGAAGGAGAGTGGAGGTCCTTTGAGCAGGCAGCTGTCCAATAGCAGCCGTTCCTCATCCTCTCACCCCTCCACCCCCCTCAAACCCAGCACCACCCCCAATGGAAGCCCCGCCCACAACCCCAATAAGCATGTAGAG GAGCTGGACGAGGGGGAGTGTAATGGCCTGTCATCGGTGCTAGTGACACAGGATTACAACGCTGTGAAGGAGGACGAGATCTGTGTGGTGGTTGGTGAGAAGGTACAGATCCTGGCGTCCAATCAGCAGAACATGTGCCTGGTTTACCGACCTGCAAACAGCCAATCACCCGCTGCAGAGGGCTGGGTCCCGGGTCATGTGCTCTCCTCGACCCGGTAA
- the kalrnb gene encoding kalirin RhoGEF kinase b isoform X3, whose translation MPRWRSFRLPKRTRPLSGGCEQTVVLQDFVAGSVGELSIQSGQTVELLERSGERPGWCLVRTTEHSPPQEGLVPSSTLSVSHSRSSVDMDCFFSPGKENYPVGSSEVKSESAASLQPQTSMTSLPTGSPGPKRSGTTGNTLKKWLTSPVRRLSHGKGDNTNAKKPNNKQRKRDGRKSVELGPQHQDSTEERGRRGVNSGGEEEAEDEPHTPLPPPMEIIKDPSAQEEKTPEPGSFPVLGSVTPSDQTPRDPETEQKNKAMRGRMFVLNEMVQTERDYVKDLGVIVEGFMKRIGEKGVPEDMTGKDKIVFGNIHQIYDWHKEFFLCELEKCLQDHDRLAELFIKHERRLHMYVIYCQNKPRSEFVVAEYDGFFEELQQEVNSRLSISDYLIKPIQRITKYQLLLKDFLKYSTKAGLDCKEIEKAVELMSLVPKQCNDMMNLGRLQGYEGKLTAQGKLLQQDTFFVTEQDSGVLSRSKERRVFLFEQIVIFSELLRKGSSTPGYQFKKSIKVSYLSMEEHVESDPCKFVLSCRGSSERLTLQAANIDIKKEWVQSIRELLDLQINFLTALQNPQEYQKKESGGPLSRQLSNSSRSSSSHPSTPLKPSTTPNGSPAHNPNKHVEELDEGECNGLSSVLVTQDYNAVKEDEICVVVGEKVQILASNQQNMCLVYRPANSQSPAAEGWVPGHVLSSTR comes from the exons ATGCCCAGGTGGAGGAGTTTCAGACTACCCAAGAGAACCAGACCT TTGTCGGGTGGCTGTGAGCAGACTGTGGTTCTCCAGGACTTTGTTGCTGGATCGGTGGGTGAGCTGAGCATTCAGTCGGGTCAAACCGTCGAGTTGCTGGAGAGGTCTGGAGAGCGGCCCGGCTGGTGTCTAGTGCGGACCACCGAACACTCGCCCCCTCAGGAGGGTCTGGTTCCTAGCAGCACCCTGTCTGTATCTCACTCCCGCAGTAGTGTTGACATGGACTGCTTTTTCTCACCTGGGAAAG AAAACTATCCTGTGGGAAGTTCAGAGGTCAAATCTGAGTCTGCCGCATCGCTGCAGCCGCAGACATCCATGACCTCTCTGCCGACCGGTTCTCCAGGACCTAAACGCTCTGGAACTACTGGAAACACACTAAAAAAATGGCTCACCAGCCCAGTACGACGTCTCAGCCACGGCAAGGGCGACAACACTAATGccaaaaaacccaacaacaaacAGCGTAAACGAGACGGCCGGAAGAGTGTAGAATTGGGACCGCAGCACCAGGACAGCACTGAAGAG AGAGGAAGACGAGGAGTGAACAGTGGAGGAGAGGAAGAGGCTGAAGACGAACCGCACACACCCCTCCCTCCCCCCATGGAGATCATCAAGGACCCCTCCGCTCAGGAGGAGAAG ACTCCAGAGCCTGGGTCTTTCCCAGTGTTGGGTAGCGTCACGCCGTCTGATCAGACGCCCAGAGACCCAGAAACCGAGCAGAAGAACAAGGCCATGAGGGGACGAAT GTTTGTGTTAAATGAAATGGTGCAGACAGAGAGGGACTATGTGAAGGATCTGGGTGTCATAGTGGAG GGCTTTATGAAAAGGATTGGGGAAAAAGGTGTTCCGGAGGACATGACGGGGAAGGATAAGATCGTATTCGGGAACATTCATCAAATCTATGACTGGCATAAAGA gTTCTTCCTCTGTGAACTCGAGAAATGTCTGCAGGACCACGACAGACTGGCTGAGCTGTTTATCAAGCAT GAGAGAAGGTTACACATGTATGTCATCTACTGTCAGAACAAGCCCCGCTCAGAGTTTGTCGTGGCTGAATATGATGGGTTCTTTGAG GAGCTGCAGCAGGAGGTAAACTCCAGACTGTCCATCAGTGATTACCTGATCAAACCCATCCAGAGGATCACAAAATACCAGCTTCTGCTCAAG GACTTTTTGAAGTACAGCACTAAAGCAGGTCTGGACTGTAAAGAGATAGAG AAAGCGGTTGAGCTGATGTCCCTGGTGCCCAAACAATGTAACGACATGATGAACCTTGGACGATTGCAGGGCTACGAG GGGAAGTTGACAGCTCAGGGAAAGTTATTGCAGCAGGACACGTTCTTCGTGACAGAGCAGGACTCTGGTGTTCTGTCCCGCAGTAAAGAGCGCAGAGTGTTCCTCTTCGAACAGATCGTCATCTTCAGCGAGCTGCTTCGGAAGGGCTCGTCAACACCAGGGTACCAGTTTAAAAAGAGCATCAAG GTGAGCTACCTGAGCATGGAGGAACATGTGGAGAGCGACCCCTGTAAGTTTGTGTTGTCGTGTCGCGGATCATCTGAACGACTGACGCTTCAGGCTGCGAACATTGACATCAAGAAAGAGTGGGTCCAAAGCATTCGGGAACTGCTGGACTTGCAGATCAACTTCCTCACAG CGCTTCAGAACCCACAGGAGTACCAGAAGAAGGAGAGTGGAGGTCCTTTGAGCAGGCAGCTGTCCAATAGCAGCCGTTCCTCATCCTCTCACCCCTCCACCCCCCTCAAACCCAGCACCACCCCCAATGGAAGCCCCGCCCACAACCCCAATAAGCATGTAGAG GAGCTGGACGAGGGGGAGTGTAATGGCCTGTCATCGGTGCTAGTGACACAGGATTACAACGCTGTGAAGGAGGACGAGATCTGTGTGGTGGTTGGTGAGAAGGTACAGATCCTGGCGTCCAATCAGCAGAACATGTGCCTGGTTTACCGACCTGCAAACAGCCAATCACCCGCTGCAGAGGGCTGGGTCCCGGGTCATGTGCTCTCCTCGACCCGGTAA
- the kalrnb gene encoding kalirin RhoGEF kinase b isoform X5, with protein MTSLPTGSPGPKRSGTTGNTLKKWLTSPVRRLSHGKGDNTNAKKPNNKQRKRDGRKSVELGPQHQDSTEERGRRGVNSGGEEEAEDEPHTPLPPPMEIIKDPSAQEEKTPEPGSFPVLGSVTPSDQTPRDPETEQKNKAMRGRMFVLNEMVQTERDYVKDLGVIVEGFMKRIGEKGVPEDMTGKDKIVFGNIHQIYDWHKEFFLCELEKCLQDHDRLAELFIKHERRLHMYVIYCQNKPRSEFVVAEYDGFFEELQQEVNSRLSISDYLIKPIQRITKYQLLLKDFLKYSTKAGLDCKEIEKAVELMSLVPKQCNDMMNLGRLQGYEGKLTAQGKLLQQDTFFVTEQDSGVLSRSKERRVFLFEQIVIFSELLRKGSSTPGYQFKKSIKVSYLSMEEHVESDPCKFVLSCRGSSERLTLQAANIDIKKEWVQSIRELLDLQINFLTALQNPQEYQKKESGGPLSRQLSNSSRSSSSHPSTPLKPSTTPNGSPAHNPNKHVEELDEGECNGLSSVLVTQDYNAVKEDEICVVVGEKVQILASNQQNMCLVYRPANSQSPAAEGWVPGHVLSSTR; from the exons ATGACCTCTCTGCCGACCGGTTCTCCAGGACCTAAACGCTCTGGAACTACTGGAAACACACTAAAAAAATGGCTCACCAGCCCAGTACGACGTCTCAGCCACGGCAAGGGCGACAACACTAATGccaaaaaacccaacaacaaacAGCGTAAACGAGACGGCCGGAAGAGTGTAGAATTGGGACCGCAGCACCAGGACAGCACTGAAGAG AGAGGAAGACGAGGAGTGAACAGTGGAGGAGAGGAAGAGGCTGAAGACGAACCGCACACACCCCTCCCTCCCCCCATGGAGATCATCAAGGACCCCTCCGCTCAGGAGGAGAAG ACTCCAGAGCCTGGGTCTTTCCCAGTGTTGGGTAGCGTCACGCCGTCTGATCAGACGCCCAGAGACCCAGAAACCGAGCAGAAGAACAAGGCCATGAGGGGACGAAT GTTTGTGTTAAATGAAATGGTGCAGACAGAGAGGGACTATGTGAAGGATCTGGGTGTCATAGTGGAG GGCTTTATGAAAAGGATTGGGGAAAAAGGTGTTCCGGAGGACATGACGGGGAAGGATAAGATCGTATTCGGGAACATTCATCAAATCTATGACTGGCATAAAGA gTTCTTCCTCTGTGAACTCGAGAAATGTCTGCAGGACCACGACAGACTGGCTGAGCTGTTTATCAAGCAT GAGAGAAGGTTACACATGTATGTCATCTACTGTCAGAACAAGCCCCGCTCAGAGTTTGTCGTGGCTGAATATGATGGGTTCTTTGAG GAGCTGCAGCAGGAGGTAAACTCCAGACTGTCCATCAGTGATTACCTGATCAAACCCATCCAGAGGATCACAAAATACCAGCTTCTGCTCAAG GACTTTTTGAAGTACAGCACTAAAGCAGGTCTGGACTGTAAAGAGATAGAG AAAGCGGTTGAGCTGATGTCCCTGGTGCCCAAACAATGTAACGACATGATGAACCTTGGACGATTGCAGGGCTACGAG GGGAAGTTGACAGCTCAGGGAAAGTTATTGCAGCAGGACACGTTCTTCGTGACAGAGCAGGACTCTGGTGTTCTGTCCCGCAGTAAAGAGCGCAGAGTGTTCCTCTTCGAACAGATCGTCATCTTCAGCGAGCTGCTTCGGAAGGGCTCGTCAACACCAGGGTACCAGTTTAAAAAGAGCATCAAG GTGAGCTACCTGAGCATGGAGGAACATGTGGAGAGCGACCCCTGTAAGTTTGTGTTGTCGTGTCGCGGATCATCTGAACGACTGACGCTTCAGGCTGCGAACATTGACATCAAGAAAGAGTGGGTCCAAAGCATTCGGGAACTGCTGGACTTGCAGATCAACTTCCTCACAG CGCTTCAGAACCCACAGGAGTACCAGAAGAAGGAGAGTGGAGGTCCTTTGAGCAGGCAGCTGTCCAATAGCAGCCGTTCCTCATCCTCTCACCCCTCCACCCCCCTCAAACCCAGCACCACCCCCAATGGAAGCCCCGCCCACAACCCCAATAAGCATGTAGAG GAGCTGGACGAGGGGGAGTGTAATGGCCTGTCATCGGTGCTAGTGACACAGGATTACAACGCTGTGAAGGAGGACGAGATCTGTGTGGTGGTTGGTGAGAAGGTACAGATCCTGGCGTCCAATCAGCAGAACATGTGCCTGGTTTACCGACCTGCAAACAGCCAATCACCCGCTGCAGAGGGCTGGGTCCCGGGTCATGTGCTCTCCTCGACCCGGTAA